From one Perca fluviatilis chromosome 10, GENO_Pfluv_1.0, whole genome shotgun sequence genomic stretch:
- the hbegfa gene encoding heparin-binding EGF-like growth factor a isoform X2, translated as MIIFPPRKISGRFDIMRIFSAVLLLVHALVVSRPASGAAVDRYESDRQRHTTVINLDTTKDRRVEEESRSVSATTAENGQAGEEYGDYYYEDEYEDGMSGDYGELPRIAMVSKPKDPSAILETESTEGKRKRAKGRKRGKGKGMKRNPCLKKYKDFCIHGTCQYLRDLHAPSCVCHPSYSGERCQFFTLPLEKPQEGYNRTTALAVVAVVLSSVCLTIIALLLLLRQRCGNSTSK; from the exons ATGATCATATTTCCCCCCCGAAAAATCTCTGGACGTTTTGACATCATGAGGATTTTCAGTGCTGTGCTCTTACTCGTTCACGCCTTGG TGGTGTCCAGACCGGCCAGTGGTGCTGCAGTTGACAGGTATGAGAGCGACAGGCAGCGGCACACAACTGTTATCAACTTGGACACGACCAAAGACaggagggtggaggaggagagcagAAGCGTGAGTGCTACAACAGCGGAGAATGGTCAGGCTGGCGAGGAGTATGGAGATTATTATTATGAAGACGAGTACGAAGATGGCATGTCGGGAGACTATGGGGAACTGCCACGAA TTGCCATGGTAAGCAAACCCAAAGACCCCTCTGCCATCCTGGAGACTGAAAGCAcagaaggaaagagaaagagagcaaagGGAAGAAAGAGGGGGAAAGGCAAGGGAATGAAGAGGAATCCTTGCCTGAAGAAGTATAAAGATTTCTGCATTCACGGCACCTGCCAGTACCTGAGGGACCTCCATGCCCCGTCCTGTGT GTGCCACCCGAGTTACTCTGGGGAGAGGTGTCAGTTTTTCACGTTGCCCTTGGAGAAGCCTCAGGAGGGCTACAACCGCACCACAGCCCTGGCGGTGGTGGCGGTGGTGCTGTCGTCCGTCTGCCTCACCATCATAGCCCTTCTATTGTTGCTTAG GCAAAGATGTGGAAATTCTACCTCAAAATAG
- the hbegfa gene encoding heparin-binding EGF-like growth factor a isoform X1 gives MIIFPPRKISGRFDIMRIFSAVLLLVHALVVSRPASGAAVDRYESDRQRHTTVINLDTTKDRRVEEESRSVSATTAENGQAGEEYGDYYYEDEYEDGMSGDYGELPRIAMVSKPKDPSAILETESTEGKRKRAKGRKRGKGKGMKRNPCLKKYKDFCIHGTCQYLRDLHAPSCVCHPSYSGERCQFFTLPLEKPQEGYNRTTALAVVAVVLSSVCLTIIALLLLLRFHKRGAYDVENEEKVKLGLASNH, from the exons ATGATCATATTTCCCCCCCGAAAAATCTCTGGACGTTTTGACATCATGAGGATTTTCAGTGCTGTGCTCTTACTCGTTCACGCCTTGG TGGTGTCCAGACCGGCCAGTGGTGCTGCAGTTGACAGGTATGAGAGCGACAGGCAGCGGCACACAACTGTTATCAACTTGGACACGACCAAAGACaggagggtggaggaggagagcagAAGCGTGAGTGCTACAACAGCGGAGAATGGTCAGGCTGGCGAGGAGTATGGAGATTATTATTATGAAGACGAGTACGAAGATGGCATGTCGGGAGACTATGGGGAACTGCCACGAA TTGCCATGGTAAGCAAACCCAAAGACCCCTCTGCCATCCTGGAGACTGAAAGCAcagaaggaaagagaaagagagcaaagGGAAGAAAGAGGGGGAAAGGCAAGGGAATGAAGAGGAATCCTTGCCTGAAGAAGTATAAAGATTTCTGCATTCACGGCACCTGCCAGTACCTGAGGGACCTCCATGCCCCGTCCTGTGT GTGCCACCCGAGTTACTCTGGGGAGAGGTGTCAGTTTTTCACGTTGCCCTTGGAGAAGCCTCAGGAGGGCTACAACCGCACCACAGCCCTGGCGGTGGTGGCGGTGGTGCTGTCGTCCGTCTGCCTCACCATCATAGCCCTTCTATTGTTGCTTAG GTTTCACAAGAGGGGAGCGTATGATGTAGAGAATGAAGAGAAGGTCAAATTAGGGTTAGCGTCCAACCACTGA
- the rufy1 gene encoding RUN and FYVE domain-containing protein 1, producing MADEVNTAVEHGEAKQQLDEPEVSEASPDGESGGSDAQERTEKPAAAAAAAAESSSWSAPILSLARKATETISSGVSYAAAPRNPSQGSAASSPTERESENDLNNTSKKLPVLSPKDPMAIERANLLSMMKLSIKVLIQSSLSLGRTLDSDYPPLQQFFVVLEHCLKHGLKAKKSFIGQNKSIWGPLELVEKLCPESVNIATSARDLPGIKTGLGRARAWLHLALMQKTVADYMKALLDRKDLLSEFYDSGALMMEEEGAVIGGLLVGLNVIDANLCIKGEDLDSQVGVIDFSLYLKDPANSETPKDDAKMTAILDQKHYIEELNRHLSGTVTDLQAKMDSIEKTNSKLVEELTAATDRINSLREEQEQLRKENETILQSSQKKEEAALQDSQVELETYKQTRQGLDEMYNVVWKQYKEEKHIRQELEHELELQVGLKQEMEVAMKLLEKDTHEKQDTLAALRLQLDQVKTLNLQMFHKAQDSEREAEKKQAEAAQLEHKMDEMEKGMIELEQRLQNSERERRQSDQSDKDMRVELEGKVDALQKQLTDLDTLRLGLENDLRTEREQRQSLQKALQREQDNSTELRTQLQQLQGLHTELQDLKHEKQQLQQKCEQQEQALQEMGLHLSQSKLKMEDFKEVNKALKGHAWLKDDEATQCKQCEKEFSIARRKHHCRNCGDIYCNTCSSNELALPSYPRPVRVCDVCHALLLQRSSSTGS from the exons ATGGCCGACGAGGTAAACACAGCTGTTGAGCACGGCGAAGCAAAACAACAGCTAGATGAGCCCGAAGTTTCGGAAGCCTCGCCCGACGGCGAGTCCGGCGGCAGCGACGCCCAGGAGCGGACAGAGAAGCCGGCTGCGGCGGCTGCGGCGGCGGCAGAGAGCAGCAGCTGGTCGGCTCCTATCCTGTCTCTGGCTCGGAAGGCCACGGAAACTATTAGCAGCGGGGTGAGCTACGCTGCTGCCCCGAGAAATCCCTCCCAAGGATCCGCTGCGAGCTCCCCGACGGAGAGGGAGTCCGAAAATGATCTCAACAACACTTCAAAAAAGCTTCCAG TTCTCTCCCCCAAAGACCCCATGGCAATAGAAAGAGCCAACCTCCTCAGCATGATGAAGCTGAGCATCAAAGTATTAATTCAGTCCTCCTTGAGTCTGGGCAGGACGCTGGACTCGGActaccctcctctgcagcagtTCTTTGTCGTCCTGGAGCATTGCCTCAAACATGGGCTGAAAG ccaagAAATCCTTCATTGGTCAGAACAAGTCCATATGGGGACCTTTGGAACTGGTGGAGAAGTTGTGTCCAGAGTCTGTTAACATTGCCACAAGTGCCAGAGACCTGCCTGGCATTAA GACCGGCTTGGGGAGAGCAAGGGCATGGCTGCATTTAGCGCTCATGCAGAAGACAGTAGCTGACTATATGAAAGCTTTACTGGACCGCAAAGATCTCCTGAG TGAGTTTTATGACTCTGGAGCATTGatgatggaggaggagggggcagTGATTGGCGGACTGCTGGTGGGCCTCAACGTAATCGACGCTAACCTCTGTATTAAAGGGGAGGATCTTGATTCTCAG GTGGGAGTCATTGACTTTTCCCTTTATCTGAAAGACCCTGCCAACAGTGAGACTCCGAAAGA TGATGCCAAGATGACGGCCATATTGGATCAGAAGCACTACATTGAGGAGTTAAATCGTCACCTAAGTGGCACCGTGACTGACCTTCAGGCTAAGATGGACTCTATAGAGAAGACCAACAGCAAACTTGTAGAGGAG CTGACGGCAGCGACAGACAGAATCAACTCTCTGCGAGAAGAACAGGAACAGCTAAGAAAGGAGAATGAGACGATCTTGCAGTCCAGCCAGAAAAAGGAAGAG gcaGCCCTTCAGGACAGCCAGGTGGAGCTGGAGACATACAAACAGACTCGACAGGGCCTGGATGAGATGTACAATGTGGTTTGGAAGCAGTATAAAGAGGAAAAGCACATTCGCCAG GAGCTGGAGCATGAGTTGGAGCTCCAGGTGGGCCTGAAGCAGGAGATGGAGGTGGCCATGAAGCTGCTGGAGAAGGACACACACGAGAAACAGGACACACTGGCAGCCCTGCGGCTCCAGCTCGACCAAGTCAAGACTCTTAACCTGCAGATGTTCCACAAAGCTCAG GACTCGGAACGAGAGGCCGAAAAAAAGCAGGCGGAGGCCGCGCAGCTTGAGCACAAGATGGATGAAATGGAGAAAGGAATGATTGAACTAGAGCAGAG ACTACAGAACTCGGAGCGCGAGCGCAGACAAAGTGACCAATCAGACAAAGATATGAGGGTGGAGCTGGAAGGGAAAGTGGACGCTTTGCAGAAACAACTGACGGACCTGGATACACTAAG GCTGGGTTTGGAGAATGACCTTCGCACTGAGAGGGAACAGAGGCAAAGCCTTCAAAAAGCTCTCCAGCGGGAACAGGACAACAGCACTGAGCTCCGCACACAGCTGCAACAACTCCAGGGCCTGCAcacg GAGCTGCAGGATTTGAAGCACGagaagcagcagctgcagcagaagTGTGAGCAGCAGGAACAGGCTCTGCAGGAGATGGGACTGCATCTCAGCCA GTCGAAACTTAAGATGGAGGACTTCAAGGAGGTCAACAAAGCTCTAAAG GGCCACGCCTGGCTGAAAGACGATGAGGCCACTCAATGCAAGCAATGCGAGAAAGAGTTCTCCATTGCACGCAGAAAG CACCACTGTAGAAACTGCGGAGACATCTACTGCAACACTTGTTCCAGTAACGAGCTGGCCTTACCGTCTTACCCTCGGCCGGTGCGGGTCTGCGACGTGTGCCACGCCCTCCTGCTGCAGAGAAGCTCCTCCACAGGTTCCTGA
- the hnrnph1 gene encoding LOW QUALITY PROTEIN: heterogeneous nuclear ribonucleoprotein H (The sequence of the model RefSeq protein was modified relative to this genomic sequence to represent the inferred CDS: substituted 2 bases at 2 genomic stop codons), producing the protein MADEGYVVRIRGLPWSCSVDEVQRFFSDCKVISNGGGIHFTYTREGRPSGEAFVELETEEDLKIAVKKDRETMGHRYVEVFKSNNVEMDWVMKHTGPNCPETAGDGLVRLRGLPFGCSKEEIVQFFSGLEIVPNGITLPVDIQGRSTGEAFVQFASQDIAEKALKKHKERIGHRYIEIFKSSRAEVRTHYEPQRKPMGMQRPGPYDRPSGGRGYNMMGRGGSYDRMRRGGYGGGGYRHLQRKSEERLQTICKTTGLLTFSLLGAYCGRXGCTLHKCVNLTSFVCLXFFSPLNPVRVHIEIGPDGRVTGEADVEFATHEDAVAAMSKDKANMQHRYVELFLNSTAGGSNGAYSSQMMGGMGNQSSYSGGQLSSGYSGGYSSQGNMGGYSDYSNQGGMGSSYYGGGGGGGSRGSMNGLGGGWGM; encoded by the exons ATGGCTGATGAGGGATACGTAGTACGCATCAGGGGTCTCCCTTGGTCCTGCTCAGTGGATGAAGTACAAAGGTTTTTCTCAG ATTGCAAAGTCATCAGCAATGGAGGTGGCATCCACTTCACCTACACAAGAGAGGGTCGTCCCAGCGGAGAGGCATTTGTCGAGTTGGAGACCGAGGAAGACCTGAAGATTGCGGTGAAGAAGGACAGAGAAACTATGGGTCACAGATATGTAGAGG TTTTTAAATCCAACAATGTGGAGATGGACTGGGTCATGAAGCACACAGGTCCAAACTGTCCAGAAACGGCAGGAGATGGGCTCGTCCGGCTCCGAGGCCTTCCTTTTGGCTGCAGCAAGGAGGAGATCGTACAGTTTTTCTCAG GGTTGGAAATCGTGCCAAATGGGATAACATTGCCGGTGGACATCCAGGGGAGGAGTACGGGGGAGGCCTTCGTGCAGTTTGCTTCACAGGATATAGCTGAAAAGgctctaaagaaacacaaggaaagaATAGGGCACAG GTACATTGAGATCTTCAAGAGTAGCCGCGCTGAGGTGCGGACACATTACGAACCCCAGCGAAAGCCCATGGGCATGCAGAGACCCGGCCCCTATGACCGGCCCTCTGGTGGTCGCGGCTACAACATGATGGGCCGAGGGGGATCCTATGACAGAATGCGTCGCGGAGGCTATGGAGGAGGTGGGT acAGACATCTACAACGTAAGTCAGAGGAGCGACTGCAAACGATCTGCAAAACGACTGGATTGCTGACGTTTTCTTTACTCGGTGCATATTGCGGACGTTAAGGCTGCACTTTACACAAATGTGTTAATTTGACGTCGTTTGTATGTCTTTAGTTCTTCTCGCCATTGAATCCAGTGCGGGTCCATATTGAGATCGGCCCAGATGGCAGGGTAACCGGGGAGGCGGATGTAGAGTTTGCAACACACGAGGATGCTGTGGCAGCCATGTCCAAAGACAAAGCTAACATGC AGCACCGCTACGTGGAGCTGTTCTTGAACTCAACAGCAGGTGGCAGCAACGGAGCGTATAGCAGCCAGATGATGGGTGGCATGG GGAACCAGTCGTCTTACAGCGGCGGCCAGCTGAGCTCAGGCTACTCTGGTGGATACAGCAGCCAGGGCAATATGGGCGGCTACAGTGACTACA GTAACCAGGGCGGAATGGGAAGCAGTTACTACGGCGGCGGCGGCGGAGGAGGAAGCAGAGGCTCTATGAATGGACTGGGCGGGGGATGGGGAATGTAG